Proteins from one Bombyx mori chromosome 1, ASM3026992v2 genomic window:
- the LOC101736195 gene encoding palmitoyltransferase ZDHHC3: MIREFYDSSEDDEMESKYQIDSECQVLTRPDKDMHNRCCGGKAWCIKDICGIICAVLTWLLILYAEFVVMMVMLLPSISTYPIYSYVNIFIFQSLAFLAFASHLRTMFTDPGAVPKGNATKEMIKQMSFREGQVIFKCTKCCSIKPERAHHCSVCQRCIRKMDHHCPWVNNCVGENNQKYFVLFTFYIAAISIHAVCLSVYQFITCIRHEWRECSTYSPPATVVLLLFLIAEALLFAIFTAVMLGTQLHAIWNDETGIEQLKKEQARWVRKSRWKSIQSVFGRFSLLWFSPFTQPSPKTKLESYLYSV; this comes from the exons atgatACGAGAATTTTACGACAGTTCTGAGGATGATGAAATGGAAAGCAAGTATCAGATAGATTCCGAATGTCAGGTTTTAACAAGACCTGACAAGGATATGCATAATCGTTGTTGTGGTGGTAAAGCTTGGTGCATCAAG GATATTTGTGGTATAATATGTGCTGTCTTGACATGGCTCTTAATTTTATATGCAGAATTTGTTGTTATGATGGTAATGTTACTCCCGAGCATATCTACATATCCAATATACAGTTACGTTAACATATTTATATTCCAAAGTCTAGCATTCCTCGCATTTGCCTCACATCTTAGGACTATGTTTACAGATCCG GGTGCCGTACCCAAAGGTAATGCAACTAAGGAAATGATTAAACAAATGAGTTTTCGAGAAGGGCAAGTAATATTTAAGTGCACGAAGTGTTGCAGTATTAAGCCTGAACGTGCTCATCACTGCTCAGTGTGTCAGCGTTGTATAAGAAAAATGGATCATCATTGTCCGTGGGTTAATAATTGTGTAGGAGAAAATAATCAGAAATATTTCGTTTTGTTCACG ttCTACATTGCAGCAATATCAATTCACGCCGTGTGCTTGTCTGTTTACCAGTTTATAACGTGCATAAGACACGAATGGCGTGAATGTAGCACATACTCGCCTCCGGCCACTGTTGTCTTACTTTTGTTCTTAATTGCTGAAGCTTTGCTGTTCGCAATATTCACTGCCGTTATGCTCGGAACACAGTTACATGCTATATGGAATGATGAAACA GGCATTGAACAATTGAAAAAGGAACAGGCTCGATGGGTCCGAAAATCTCGTTGGAAGAGCATTCAATCCGTATTCGGCCGATTTTCCCTACTATGGTTTTCACCTTTCACTCAGCCTTCGCCGAAAACGAAATTAGAAAGTTACCTTTACAGCGTGTAA
- the LOC692928 gene encoding uncharacterized protein LOC692928 (The RefSeq protein has 1 substitution compared to this genomic sequence): MAPAPKGKPPTKGSKQILVENAATVKFYRNMSMAATSFYGIITALFYYENISNGVLFFNVLVLIIHIACYQLMMYISKPRYLNNTQLLDPGLDLNMEGGMGEHIKDIVILSSITQVLALINNYFWLLLLILPIRVFWLLWTNILGPWFFQEAPENTEKDEKKKKKMERKYKRSLLQ, translated from the exons ATGGCACCA gCCCCCAAAGGAAAACCGCCTACAAAAGGTTCCAAACAAATCCTTGTAGAAAATGCTGCCACAGTAAAATTCTATCGTAATATGTCGATGGCGGCAACCTCTTTTTATGGAATTATAACTGCCTTATTTTACTATGAAAACATATCAAATTGGGTACTC ttttttaatgttctggTATTGATTATACACATTGCTTGCTATCAACTAATGATGTACATTAGTAAACCACGCTATCTCAATAACACTCAACTCTTGGACCCAGGTTTAGATTTGAACATGGAGGGTGGAATGGGCga acatATCAAGGATATTGTAATACTCTCATCTATAACTCAAGTTTTAGCATTGATAAACAATTACTTTTGGCTATTGCTTCTAATTTTACCAATAAGAGTATTCTGGCTATTGTGGACCAATATACTTGGTCCTTGGTTTTTCCAAGAAGCTCCTGAAAACACTGAGAAagatgaaaagaaaaagaagaaaatggaAAGGAAATACAAACGGAGTCTTTTGCAGTAA